The genomic DNA CCCGGGTCGCGTGAACAAAGGTGACATGCTTAGCATGGAAGACGTGCTGGAGATCCTGCGCATCAAACTGGTCGGCGTGATCCCGGAAGATCAATCCGTATTGCGCGCCTCTAACCAGGGCGAGCCAGTGATCCTGGATACAATGGCAGATGCAGGTAAAGCGTACGCGGATACCGTTGACCGTCTGCTGGGAGAAGAACGTCCTTTCCGCTTCATTGAAGAAGAGAAGAAAGGTTTCCTCAAACGCCTGTTCGGAGGATAAGTTATGGCATTACTGGACTTTTTTCTCTCGCGGAAAAAGAACACCGCCAACATCGCAAAAGAACGACTGCAAATCATCGTTGCGGAGCGTCGTCGTAGTGACGCCGAGCCACACTACCTGCCGCAGCTGCGTAAGGACATCCTGGAAGTGATCTGTAAGTATGTGCAGATTGACCCGGAGATGGTCACGGTGCAGCTGGAGCAAAAAGACGGGGATATTTCGATTCTGGAGCTGAACGTTACGCTCCCGGAAGCCGAAGAGTCACGTCCGTAGTTCGGGATTGTGTATCCCCGGTAAGCGTATGCCGCCGGGGAAATGTGCCGGGCATGTCAGCATGACCCGGCATTTTCATTATCGCGGATAACCTTCCAGCACCGTATTCAGGCGATCGGCCATCAATTCCCCGCGCCAGCCCGCCATCATTTCCGGCAAACCATTCTGAGGTTTCAGCTTCCAGTGCCAGTTCAGCAGCTGGTTAATCTGACGGCGTGACGCCAGCAGTTCCGCGCCCAGTTTGCTTTGCGTCGCGACGTCCTGCACCAGCGCTTTGATATCCTTGAACGCCTTGCGATAGCCCGGCATATCCATCAGATTCAGCAGTGGCTCCGGCAGTGCTTCGTCCGGCATTTCCTGCGCTTTTGCCACCAGCGCAAGCAGGGTTTTACCGTGGAAACGGATCTCGCTGCCGGAAAGCCCGATGCTGTCCAGTTCGCCCATGCTGCCCGGCATATACCGCGCGACCGCCCAGAGGTGTTCTTCGCGTACCACAAAGTTAACGGCCAGATCGCGCTCGCGTGCTTTACGCAAACGCCAGTCCGCTAACAGCTGCAGACACGCCAGCTGACGCGTACGCAGCTGCCAGGCGTTACTGATATCGCGCCAGGCCTCTTTCGGATCAACCACTTCCTGACGACGCTGCTGCGTCATTCGGCACTCATCCAGCGCGGCGGGCAACCAGCCTGACGCTTCCGCCTCTTTCATCAGTTGGCCGGCAATCGGCAGGAGGTAAAACACGTCTGCCGCCGCGTATTCCAGTTGACGCTCGGTTAATGGGCGTGCCAGCCAGTCGGTGCGGGATTCGCTTTTATCCAGCGTCAGGCCCGTATACTCCTCAACCATGGCGGCAAAGCCCCATGAGAGCGGTCGATTACTGAAGGCCGCGAGGATCTGCGTATCAATCAACGGTTGTGGCATGACGCCAAAAGTATTCAGAAAGACTTCCAGATCTTCACTGCCTGCGTGCAGGTATTTCGTTACCGCAGTATCGAGCAGCAGGTCACGCATCGGCGTCCAGTCGGTAATGCCGAGCGGGTCGATCAGCGACACGTGTTTACCGTCGTACATCTGAATCAACCCCAGCTGCGGATAGTAGGTCCGGGTGCGGACAAACTCGGTATCCAGGGCAATGGCAGGAAAGTCGCGCGTCACTTCGCACAGCGAAGCCAGCTCGTCGTTGGTCGTGATCATCTGGTAATTCAAAACGGATTCTCTTTTGTTTGCGCCCATAAAAAACGCCGGCTTAACCGGCGTCTGGGCGATTAGCGTGAAGCTCAGGCCTTATTGTCTACTTTGCCACGGGCTTCGTCACGTAATTCTCGTCGTAATATCTTTCCGACATTCGATTTCGGCAGTTCCTCGCGAAACTCAACCAGCTTCGGCACCTTGTAGCCGGTCAGCTGACGACGACAGAAGGTGATCAGCGCCTCCTCTGTAAGAGAAGGATCTTTTTTGACCACAAAAATCTTCACCGCCTCGCCGCTGCTCCCGGAAGGGACGCCTACGGCAGCCACTTCGAGCACGCCGCTGTGCTGCATCACCACATCTTCGATTTCATTCGGGTAGACGTTGAAACCGGAAACCAGGATCATGTCTTTCTTACGATCGACAATACGCAGGAAGCCCTCTTCATCCATCACGGCGATATCACCGGTGTGCAGCCAGCCGTCTTTGATAATTTCATCGGTCGCATCGGGACGTTGCCAGTAGCCCAGCATCACCTGCGGCCCTTTGACACAGAGTTCGCCCGGTTCACCTGGCGCCACGTCGTTATCGTCATCATCAACCAGTTTGGCTTCGGTCGACGGAACCGGCAGGCCAATGCTTCCGCTGTGATAGTCGATATCATGCGGATTCACACTGACCAGCGGGGCGCATTCCGTCAGGCCATAGCCTTCCAGCAAATACTGACCCGTCAGTTTCATCCAGCGTTCGGCAACGGCCTGTTGAACCGGCATACCGCCACCCGCAGAGAGGTGCAGCGTGGAGAAATCGAGCTTCTGGAACTCTTTGTTGTTGAGCAGCGCGTTAAACAGCGTATTCACCCCAGTCATGGCGGTGAACGGATATTTCGCCAGCTCTTTCACCAGCCCCGGAATATCGCGCGGGTTTGTGATCAATACGTTTTGACCACCCAGCTCAATAAACAGCAGACAGTTCATGGTCAGCGCGAAGATGTGATAAAGCGGAAGCGCGGTGATCACCAGCTCTTTTCCGTGGTGCAGCAACGGTCCGTAGGTGGCATTCACCTGTTCAAGGTTTGCCAGCATGTTACGGTGGGTCAGCATGGCGCCTTTAGCCACACCCGTTGTGCCGCCGGTGTACTGCAGAAACGCGAGGTCTTCTGATACCACTTCCGGTTTAACGTATT from Enterobacter ludwigii includes the following:
- the minE gene encoding cell division topological specificity factor MinE, yielding MALLDFFLSRKKNTANIAKERLQIIVAERRRSDAEPHYLPQLRKDILEVICKYVQIDPEMVTVQLEQKDGDISILELNVTLPEAEESRP
- the rnd gene encoding ribonuclease D yields the protein MITTNDELASLCEVTRDFPAIALDTEFVRTRTYYPQLGLIQMYDGKHVSLIDPLGITDWTPMRDLLLDTAVTKYLHAGSEDLEVFLNTFGVMPQPLIDTQILAAFSNRPLSWGFAAMVEEYTGLTLDKSESRTDWLARPLTERQLEYAAADVFYLLPIAGQLMKEAEASGWLPAALDECRMTQQRRQEVVDPKEAWRDISNAWQLRTRQLACLQLLADWRLRKARERDLAVNFVVREEHLWAVARYMPGSMGELDSIGLSGSEIRFHGKTLLALVAKAQEMPDEALPEPLLNLMDMPGYRKAFKDIKALVQDVATQSKLGAELLASRRQINQLLNWHWKLKPQNGLPEMMAGWRGELMADRLNTVLEGYPR
- the fadD gene encoding long-chain-fatty-acid--CoA ligase FadD — protein: MKKVWLNRYPADVPAEINPDRYQSLVELFEHSVRRYADQPAFVNMGEVMTFRKLEERSRAFAAYLQEGLGLQKGDRVALMMPNLLQYPVALFGVLRAGMIVVNVNPLYTPRELEHQLNDSGAAAIVIVSNFAHTLEKVVDKTQVKHVILTRMGDQLSTAKGTLVNFVVKYIKRLVPKYHLPDAISFRSALQTGYRMQYVKPEVVSEDLAFLQYTGGTTGVAKGAMLTHRNMLANLEQVNATYGPLLHHGKELVITALPLYHIFALTMNCLLFIELGGQNVLITNPRDIPGLVKELAKYPFTAMTGVNTLFNALLNNKEFQKLDFSTLHLSAGGGMPVQQAVAERWMKLTGQYLLEGYGLTECAPLVSVNPHDIDYHSGSIGLPVPSTEAKLVDDDDNDVAPGEPGELCVKGPQVMLGYWQRPDATDEIIKDGWLHTGDIAVMDEEGFLRIVDRKKDMILVSGFNVYPNEIEDVVMQHSGVLEVAAVGVPSGSSGEAVKIFVVKKDPSLTEEALITFCRRQLTGYKVPKLVEFREELPKSNVGKILRRELRDEARGKVDNKA